The following proteins come from a genomic window of Gimesia chilikensis:
- a CDS encoding YebC/PmpR family DNA-binding transcriptional regulator — translation MAGHSHWANIAAKKGVVDKKRGKLFGKLSRAIIVAAQHGGGDPVMNLALRYAIDKARKASMPKENIDRAVKKGCGELSGENFEELVYEGYGSAGVAVLCDILTENRNRTAGEVRKIFEVHGGNLGSTGCVAWMFERKGLFLVPCENVEEDELFEIALEAGADDVKANGDVYEVTCSVEAFQQVADEFEQKQIPTNLAEISRIPETTVDLDVEDGKKVLKLMEALEDHDDVQSVTANFNIPDEIMAEVMAE, via the coding sequence ATGGCAGGTCATTCACACTGGGCTAATATCGCCGCCAAGAAAGGGGTGGTAGATAAAAAGCGAGGGAAACTCTTTGGCAAATTAAGTCGCGCTATCATCGTGGCTGCTCAGCATGGGGGTGGGGATCCGGTAATGAACCTGGCCCTGCGTTATGCGATCGATAAAGCCCGCAAGGCCAGTATGCCTAAGGAGAACATCGACCGGGCTGTCAAAAAAGGCTGCGGCGAACTCTCCGGAGAGAATTTTGAAGAACTGGTTTATGAAGGCTATGGTTCAGCCGGTGTCGCCGTGCTGTGTGATATTCTGACTGAAAACCGCAACCGGACGGCAGGGGAAGTTCGAAAAATCTTCGAAGTACACGGCGGTAATCTGGGCAGCACTGGTTGTGTTGCCTGGATGTTTGAGCGGAAGGGACTGTTTCTGGTTCCCTGTGAAAACGTGGAAGAGGATGAGTTGTTCGAAATCGCCCTGGAAGCGGGCGCCGATGACGTTAAAGCAAATGGCGATGTCTACGAGGTGACCTGCAGTGTGGAAGCATTCCAGCAGGTGGCAGATGAATTCGAACAGAAACAGATTCCCACCAATCTGGCAGAAATTTCACGGATTCCCGAGACAACTGTAGACTTGGACGTGGAAGATGGTAAAAAAGTGCTCAAACTGATGGAAGCACTGGAAGACCATGATGATGTGCAGAGCGTCACAGCGAACTTCAACATTCCAGACGAAATCATGGCCGAGGTCATGGCCGAATAG
- a CDS encoding zinc ribbon domain-containing protein, whose protein sequence is MTIEFSCSHCDKVLKTSDDKAGRRAKCPQCGEAVTVPAPTADVSADDGFGEFDAPVPEESSFLGEQTVSEEQSFLAGGQQVCPMCGESVPAGAAKCDYCGETLKATTGSGRGGWEPRIFSINDTFSRAWELYKANLGMVIAIPLVAGSIYFVASMVIGIFMQIVQNAVLQGGGRGEGTLVAIAVLALMQNFMTYCVMFYFQLGGQRVFLQLARGENPEFNELFSGGPFLGRMILCSIIYGLVVTLGFIALIIPGIILLLMFWPYSFILIDRDLPGIESFKKAKEVMAGNKLNFLGLSILSFLITVVGGIVTLFVGLILIVPFTYMLQTVAYAEMTNQ, encoded by the coding sequence TTGACGATTGAATTTAGTTGCTCACACTGTGACAAAGTTCTCAAAACTTCAGACGACAAAGCCGGCCGCAGAGCAAAATGTCCCCAGTGCGGCGAAGCGGTGACCGTACCGGCGCCGACAGCAGATGTCAGTGCTGACGATGGCTTTGGTGAATTTGACGCCCCCGTCCCGGAGGAGTCCAGCTTTCTGGGAGAGCAGACGGTCAGCGAGGAACAGAGTTTTCTCGCCGGTGGTCAGCAGGTTTGCCCGATGTGTGGTGAATCGGTCCCTGCAGGCGCTGCGAAATGTGACTACTGCGGTGAGACCCTGAAAGCAACGACTGGCTCTGGTCGAGGTGGATGGGAACCCCGGATCTTCAGCATCAATGACACATTCTCCCGTGCCTGGGAGCTTTATAAAGCCAATCTCGGAATGGTCATTGCCATTCCTCTGGTCGCCGGCAGTATTTATTTTGTGGCTTCCATGGTCATCGGAATTTTCATGCAGATCGTCCAGAATGCGGTCCTGCAGGGAGGAGGACGCGGAGAAGGGACCCTGGTGGCAATTGCAGTCCTGGCGCTCATGCAGAATTTCATGACCTACTGTGTCATGTTTTATTTTCAGCTGGGAGGGCAGAGGGTCTTCCTGCAACTGGCCCGCGGAGAGAACCCTGAATTCAATGAACTCTTCAGTGGAGGTCCGTTTCTGGGGCGGATGATTCTTTGCAGTATCATTTACGGACTGGTAGTCACGCTGGGATTCATCGCTTTGATCATTCCCGGAATCATTCTGTTGCTGATGTTCTGGCCTTACTCTTTTATCCTGATCGATCGGGATCTGCCGGGGATTGAGTCATTTAAAAAGGCAAAAGAAGTCATGGCCGGCAACAAGTTGAATTTCCTCGGGCTGTCCATTTTAAGCTTCCTGATCACGGTGGTCGGGGGGATTGTGACTTTGTTCGTCGGTTTGATCTTGATTGTCCCCTTTACTTACATGCTTCAAACGGTTGCCTACGCCGAAATGACTAACCAGTAA
- the ruvB gene encoding Holliday junction branch migration DNA helicase RuvB yields the protein MVREPVIRGEDEPEDDFSGGGGGWNSGYLADDPEYDDELRPQRLSEVVGQRQVVERLEVFLDATRKRNEPLGHLLLDGPPGLGKTTLASVLPRELGTELQITSGPALSAPKDLLPYLTNASHGSFLFIDEIHRMPATVEEFIYPAMEDFRVDITLGEGLNARTVNMKLQKFTVIGATTRSGMLTAPLRDRFVRREHLDFYEDQDLIEIVRRNARKLRTPITDDAAFEIARRSRGTPRKANNLLRWARDFATSKADGNITDEVVKRAFDMLEIDQIGLERQDRRYLETLIKTFSGGPAGVQALGHSLNIPADTLEDEVEPFLLRSGFIQRSPRGRIVTMAALEHLKLNPPDAGPLFR from the coding sequence ATGGTTCGTGAGCCTGTAATTAGAGGGGAAGACGAGCCGGAAGATGATTTTTCCGGTGGTGGCGGGGGCTGGAATTCCGGCTATCTGGCTGATGATCCTGAATACGATGACGAACTCAGGCCCCAACGCTTAAGTGAAGTGGTCGGTCAGCGACAGGTCGTGGAACGTCTGGAGGTCTTCCTGGATGCGACCCGAAAGCGGAATGAGCCGCTGGGGCACCTGCTGCTGGATGGTCCGCCTGGTCTGGGAAAGACGACCCTGGCGTCCGTATTGCCTCGCGAACTGGGAACCGAACTGCAGATCACGTCTGGTCCTGCACTCAGTGCCCCAAAAGACCTGCTGCCTTACCTGACCAATGCCAGCCACGGCTCGTTCCTGTTTATTGATGAAATTCACCGAATGCCGGCGACCGTGGAAGAATTTATTTATCCGGCCATGGAAGATTTTCGAGTCGATATCACCCTGGGTGAAGGATTGAATGCCCGGACGGTGAATATGAAACTGCAGAAATTCACCGTTATTGGTGCGACGACACGCAGCGGGATGCTGACCGCGCCGCTGCGGGATCGCTTTGTTCGTCGCGAGCACCTCGATTTTTATGAAGACCAGGATCTGATCGAAATTGTGCGGCGGAATGCCCGCAAACTCAGAACACCGATCACTGACGATGCTGCTTTTGAAATTGCCCGCCGCAGCCGAGGCACCCCACGTAAGGCAAATAACCTGTTACGCTGGGCGCGGGACTTTGCGACGAGCAAGGCAGATGGTAATATTACCGATGAAGTCGTCAAGCGGGCATTTGACATGCTGGAAATCGATCAGATTGGTCTGGAACGCCAGGACCGCCGGTACCTGGAGACTCTGATCAAGACATTTTCCGGCGGGCCTGCAGGAGTCCAGGCGCTGGGACACAGTCTGAATATCCCGGCTGATACGCTGGAAGATGAAGTCGAGCCGTTTCTACTGCGTTCCGGTTTCATTCAGCGTTCTCCCCGCGGGCGAATCGTCACGATGGCGGCATTGGAGCATTTGAAGCTCAATCCCCCCGATGCGGGTCCCCTGTTTCGATAA
- the mnmG gene encoding tRNA uridine-5-carboxymethylaminomethyl(34) synthesis enzyme MnmG: MSYSVTYDYDVVVVGAGHAGCEAALAAARLGAKTALLTMNCDTVGQMSCNPAIGGVAKGQIVREIDALGGEMGRVIDETGIQFRMLNRSKGPAMHSPRAQADKKAYQFCMKWKVEQQDNLALRQEMVKSLIVEQDQVTGVLVHGDACYRAQAVILTTGTFLQAIMHTGEAKTKGGRAGEGTTGTLSDSLAQLGFELQRFKTGTPARLNGRTIDFSVLEEQPGDEAPQPFSYLTEKLTQPQMPCYLTETNDYVHQLINENLHRAPMYSGQINSTGPRYCPSIEDKVVRFAERNSHQIFLEPEGRYTNEYYCNGISTSLPRDVQDKMIHSIRGLEQTEIMRYGYAVEYDFATPTQLKPTLETKRVSGLYFAGQLNGTTGYEEAAGQGLLAGLNAALKLAGKEDLILDRNQAYLGVLIDDLVTKGVDEPYRMFTSRAEFRLLLRQDNADRRMTPLGRKVGSVDDERWQKYQAYEAEIDQVKQFIQGTRYQGNTLEEWLRRQDTGWEEICEIAPALKEMPLSERAIEQTLIEVQYAGYIRRQTAEIEKQKNVETLHIPDHIDYQLVPNLRNEAKEKLGRVKPRNIGQAGRISGVTPADLTVLVLYLNSSSRMAT; encoded by the coding sequence ATGAGTTACTCTGTCACGTATGATTATGATGTCGTTGTTGTCGGTGCCGGCCACGCCGGTTGCGAAGCCGCTCTGGCTGCGGCCCGGTTGGGAGCGAAAACGGCCCTGTTAACCATGAACTGCGACACCGTCGGTCAGATGAGCTGCAATCCCGCCATTGGTGGAGTCGCCAAGGGGCAGATCGTGCGTGAGATCGATGCGCTGGGGGGCGAAATGGGTCGGGTGATTGACGAGACCGGGATCCAGTTTCGGATGCTGAATCGTTCCAAAGGGCCGGCGATGCACAGTCCCCGGGCCCAGGCAGACAAAAAAGCGTACCAGTTCTGCATGAAGTGGAAAGTCGAGCAGCAGGACAATCTGGCGCTACGCCAGGAGATGGTCAAAAGTCTGATTGTGGAGCAGGATCAGGTCACTGGAGTGCTGGTACACGGCGATGCCTGTTATCGAGCGCAAGCCGTAATCCTGACGACGGGAACCTTTCTGCAGGCGATTATGCATACCGGTGAAGCTAAAACCAAAGGGGGCCGCGCCGGAGAAGGGACCACGGGAACCCTGTCTGACAGCCTGGCCCAGCTTGGCTTTGAACTGCAGCGATTCAAAACAGGAACTCCCGCCCGTCTGAATGGAAGGACCATTGATTTCTCTGTACTGGAAGAACAGCCCGGTGATGAAGCACCGCAGCCGTTCTCTTATCTGACAGAGAAGCTGACACAGCCGCAGATGCCCTGCTATCTGACAGAAACCAACGACTATGTGCATCAGTTGATCAACGAGAATCTGCACCGCGCACCCATGTATTCGGGGCAGATTAATTCGACTGGTCCGCGTTATTGTCCGTCGATCGAAGATAAGGTCGTCCGGTTCGCGGAACGGAATTCTCATCAGATCTTTCTGGAGCCGGAAGGACGTTACACCAACGAATATTACTGTAATGGGATCTCCACCAGTCTGCCTCGTGATGTGCAGGATAAGATGATTCATTCGATTCGGGGACTGGAGCAGACCGAGATTATGCGGTACGGCTACGCAGTCGAATATGACTTCGCAACCCCGACGCAGCTCAAGCCGACGCTGGAGACGAAACGGGTTTCCGGTCTCTACTTCGCTGGTCAGTTGAATGGAACGACGGGCTATGAAGAGGCAGCCGGGCAGGGGCTGCTGGCCGGTTTGAATGCAGCTTTGAAGCTGGCTGGTAAAGAAGACCTGATTCTGGATCGGAATCAGGCCTACCTGGGGGTGCTGATTGATGATCTGGTGACGAAAGGCGTCGATGAGCCTTACAGAATGTTTACTTCACGGGCCGAGTTTCGACTGCTGCTCCGACAGGATAACGCAGACCGCCGGATGACACCGCTGGGGCGTAAAGTAGGCTCGGTCGATGATGAACGCTGGCAGAAGTACCAGGCGTATGAAGCCGAGATTGACCAGGTCAAACAGTTCATTCAGGGAACCCGTTACCAGGGGAACACGCTGGAAGAATGGTTGCGTCGACAGGACACAGGCTGGGAAGAAATCTGTGAAATTGCTCCGGCCCTCAAGGAGATGCCGCTTTCGGAGAGAGCCATCGAACAGACGCTGATTGAGGTCCAATACGCTGGTTATATCCGTCGTCAGACTGCAGAGATCGAAAAGCAGAAGAACGTAGAGACACTGCACATACCTGACCATATTGACTATCAGCTGGTCCCCAATCTGAGAAATGAAGCCAAAGAGAAGCTCGGACGTGTCAAACCACGCAACATTGGACAGGCAGGAAGGATCAGTGGAGTGACTCCCGCAGATCTGACCGTCCTGGTGCTGTATCTCAATAGCAGCAGCCGCATGGCGACCTGA
- a CDS encoding response regulator, whose amino-acid sequence MKTVFTTGEAAKICKVSQQTIIRCFDSGQLKGFRVPGSRFRRIPRDVLFKFMKDNGIPTDALESGKRKALIVDDDEELVELIRDVLEADSRFEIRVANNGFDAGMMVKEYHPDIIILDVMLPDINGKEVCQRVRSDSSMDDVKIICISGMVEADKIDDLKAAGANDFMQKPFEVEQLADRVCTLLNLESVHTA is encoded by the coding sequence ATGAAAACGGTCTTTACCACAGGCGAAGCCGCAAAGATTTGCAAAGTGAGTCAACAAACGATTATTCGCTGTTTTGATTCTGGCCAATTAAAGGGATTTCGGGTACCCGGTTCTCGTTTTCGACGTATTCCGCGCGATGTTCTGTTCAAGTTCATGAAGGACAACGGAATTCCCACTGATGCCCTGGAAAGTGGGAAGCGCAAAGCTTTAATTGTGGACGACGACGAAGAGTTGGTAGAGTTGATTCGCGACGTTCTGGAAGCCGATTCACGCTTCGAAATTCGTGTTGCGAACAACGGCTTCGATGCAGGGATGATGGTCAAAGAATATCATCCGGACATCATTATTCTGGACGTGATGCTGCCTGATATTAACGGTAAAGAAGTCTGTCAGCGGGTCCGCAGTGATTCATCCATGGACGATGTGAAAATCATCTGTATCAGTGGTATGGTCGAGGCAGACAAAATTGATGATCTGAAAGCAGCCGGCGCGAACGACTTTATGCAGAAGCCGTTTGAAGTTGAGCAACTGGCAGATCGGGTCTGCACACTGTTGAACCTGGAGTCTGTTCACACTGCCTGA
- a CDS encoding ATP-binding protein, whose translation MSSETGSVETHLPAVIYRRLWSLIPTRSLGSTICELASVWCEVTGSAAVYLGVLKSEPSQFSAAMLYASEQEASSVHREIVPELPGTSREERLHALMNEAHSFAEISDQPARAYYQACHRETMLGLFLFTPSVRDGFDLLVSELLDVSQRVLNQALLQAESGSGQVASTAEWIIPDVDKLEAMAEFAAGAGHEINNPVATIVGRVQMLLKSETDPERRQALSTIGGQAYRVRDMIGDAMLFARPPAPRPETLSLSQTIDDVLVSLQEEINQGKVQLEVNIAESLSLYADETQWKVVLSNLLLNSLQAMEAGGQIKISASPLETESGPFIHLRVIDEGVGLTEEERIHLFDPFYSARQAGRGLGFGLSKCWRIATQHGATIAAETNSDRGVTFHLYWPAEKPDNSVA comes from the coding sequence ATGTCGAGCGAGACCGGTAGCGTAGAGACTCACTTACCGGCTGTCATCTATCGACGTCTCTGGTCATTGATCCCCACGCGCTCACTGGGATCGACCATTTGTGAACTCGCTTCAGTCTGGTGTGAAGTAACAGGTTCTGCTGCCGTTTATCTGGGGGTTCTGAAATCAGAGCCTTCTCAGTTTTCGGCTGCTATGCTGTATGCTTCGGAGCAGGAAGCCTCTTCTGTGCATCGTGAGATTGTTCCCGAACTTCCCGGGACTTCCCGCGAAGAACGGCTGCACGCCTTAATGAATGAGGCTCATTCTTTTGCCGAAATATCGGATCAACCTGCACGCGCTTATTATCAGGCCTGTCATCGGGAAACGATGCTGGGCCTGTTTCTATTTACTCCCAGTGTGAGAGACGGGTTTGATCTTCTGGTTTCTGAATTGCTGGATGTGAGTCAGCGTGTATTGAATCAAGCCTTGCTACAGGCAGAATCGGGGTCAGGGCAGGTGGCATCCACAGCGGAATGGATTATCCCTGATGTCGATAAGCTGGAAGCGATGGCGGAATTTGCCGCCGGGGCCGGACATGAAATCAATAACCCCGTAGCGACCATCGTCGGGCGGGTGCAGATGCTGCTCAAATCAGAGACTGACCCCGAACGTCGGCAGGCCCTGTCGACAATTGGCGGACAGGCTTACCGGGTCAGGGATATGATCGGTGATGCGATGTTGTTCGCCCGCCCGCCTGCTCCCCGACCTGAAACATTGTCGCTCTCACAAACCATTGATGACGTGCTCGTAAGCTTACAGGAAGAAATCAATCAAGGGAAAGTACAGCTAGAGGTCAACATTGCTGAGTCGCTGTCCCTGTACGCAGATGAAACACAGTGGAAAGTCGTGTTGAGTAATCTGCTGTTGAACAGTCTGCAGGCGATGGAAGCAGGTGGCCAGATTAAGATCAGCGCCTCCCCGCTTGAGACGGAGTCAGGGCCTTTCATTCACCTTAGGGTCATTGATGAGGGGGTGGGTCTGACAGAGGAAGAGCGCATCCACCTGTTTGATCCGTTTTACTCGGCACGACAGGCGGGACGAGGGCTCGGATTTGGTTTGTCCAAGTGCTGGCGGATTGCCACGCAGCACGGTGCTACGATTGCTGCAGAAACTAACTCCGATCGCGGGGTCACCTTCCATCTTTACTGGCCCGCTGAGAAGCCAGATAACTCGGTAGCTTAG
- a CDS encoding Na+/H+ antiporter NhaC family protein: MAATHSLLIIITSLLGQTAPIAEVPLKQEPARYQIEAPNVAVIDIPVSQVTIRALNLDGSLDTDFSEHPQKVVGLELWVHEVDTALPPFKNGVLELKTDLAENRKVYITSDVIRVDPDQRRSGAVEVYRISKWLSLLPPLIAVILAIWFRNIILALLVSIWVGAVILSHGNLFLGFVHTLDTFVIHEIVEPGSTSYSHMMIIMFTMFLGAMVGVMSAGGGTAALVNRLSRYASKREHSQVMTWFLGLIIFFDDYANSLLVGSSMRPFTDRMKVSREKLAFLVDSTAAPVSGIAIISTWVGVEIGYIADTYASLGMTGDYYTTFLYSLPYRFYPLQLLAFVWLVAYIGNDFGPMLKAETRAIAYGQLVRPGRFNVTEVEGHAESGELARRQLLRNALVPLVVLLGLAMIGLWWTGTIEINRLNLEREQMGQAELKVNFQNVLEHSSPNRVLLITSFLASIAAVVSCSLSKSLPLSECVEAWANGAKSMFLAILILVLAWAVATVCDQEHLNTAGVLVELLSEKLSPNWMPTITFLLAAVVSFATGSSWSTMGLLMPLSISLTYSLLVPLNEADPNHHLMLGTIGGVLAGAIFGDHCSPISDTTVLSSAASGSDHLDHVLTQIPYALTVAGVSVLFGYLPVGFGFQPYILLPVGLVVLFLILFFYGRSAETEAKALLEAGVTAEEFNSRDNGSEEETESAGESDQTDSDSEDPSESPEESREEV, translated from the coding sequence ATGGCGGCGACTCATTCACTTCTGATTATTATCACCAGCCTGCTGGGGCAGACCGCGCCGATTGCGGAGGTGCCACTCAAACAGGAGCCGGCACGCTACCAGATTGAAGCGCCCAATGTGGCTGTGATCGATATTCCCGTGAGTCAGGTCACAATCCGGGCGCTTAATCTGGATGGTAGCCTGGATACCGATTTTTCTGAGCATCCTCAAAAAGTTGTCGGTCTTGAGCTCTGGGTCCATGAAGTCGACACGGCACTGCCGCCTTTTAAAAATGGAGTGCTGGAGCTTAAAACGGATCTCGCGGAGAATCGAAAGGTCTACATTACCAGCGATGTCATCCGTGTGGATCCTGACCAGCGTCGGTCAGGCGCTGTGGAAGTTTATCGAATTTCCAAATGGCTGAGCCTGTTACCTCCTTTGATTGCGGTGATACTGGCGATCTGGTTTCGGAATATTATCCTCGCTTTGCTGGTCAGTATCTGGGTGGGGGCTGTCATCTTATCGCATGGAAACCTGTTTCTGGGATTCGTGCATACGCTGGATACGTTCGTGATCCATGAGATTGTCGAACCAGGCAGTACCAGTTATTCCCACATGATGATCATCATGTTTACGATGTTCCTGGGAGCGATGGTCGGTGTGATGTCCGCAGGGGGAGGTACGGCTGCTCTGGTCAATCGTCTCTCCCGCTATGCATCAAAGCGAGAGCACAGCCAGGTCATGACCTGGTTTCTGGGGTTGATTATCTTTTTTGATGACTACGCGAATTCGTTGCTGGTCGGCAGTTCAATGCGACCATTTACCGATCGGATGAAAGTCTCGCGGGAAAAGCTCGCTTTCCTGGTCGACTCAACCGCGGCCCCCGTTTCGGGAATTGCGATTATTTCCACCTGGGTTGGTGTCGAGATCGGATATATCGCGGATACCTACGCAAGTCTGGGGATGACCGGGGACTACTATACGACCTTCTTATACAGTCTGCCTTACCGGTTCTATCCGTTACAGTTGCTGGCGTTTGTCTGGCTGGTGGCTTACATCGGAAATGATTTTGGACCGATGTTAAAAGCAGAGACACGGGCCATCGCTTATGGGCAACTGGTTCGTCCCGGGCGGTTTAATGTGACGGAAGTAGAGGGGCATGCCGAAAGTGGTGAGCTCGCGCGACGCCAGTTGTTGCGGAATGCACTGGTCCCCCTGGTGGTATTACTGGGGCTGGCTATGATCGGACTCTGGTGGACGGGGACGATCGAGATTAACCGACTCAATCTGGAACGGGAACAGATGGGGCAAGCAGAACTCAAAGTCAATTTTCAAAATGTGCTTGAGCATTCTTCTCCCAACCGTGTGCTGTTGATTACCTCTTTTCTGGCTTCCATTGCAGCGGTCGTGAGTTGCAGCCTTTCCAAATCGCTTCCGTTGAGTGAATGCGTAGAGGCATGGGCAAACGGGGCCAAGAGTATGTTCCTGGCGATCCTGATTCTGGTACTGGCCTGGGCGGTGGCAACCGTCTGTGATCAGGAGCACTTGAATACCGCCGGTGTGCTGGTGGAACTGCTTTCTGAAAAACTGTCCCCTAACTGGATGCCTACGATTACGTTTCTGCTGGCAGCCGTCGTCAGTTTTGCAACCGGCAGTTCCTGGTCGACCATGGGCCTGTTAATGCCCTTGTCGATCTCACTAACGTACAGTCTGCTGGTGCCACTGAATGAAGCCGATCCGAATCATCACTTGATGCTGGGAACCATCGGTGGTGTGCTGGCTGGCGCTATTTTTGGCGATCACTGTTCTCCCATCTCCGATACGACGGTTCTGTCGTCGGCTGCATCAGGTTCTGACCATCTGGATCACGTGCTGACCCAGATCCCTTACGCCTTGACAGTCGCGGGAGTCTCGGTGCTCTTCGGGTATCTGCCGGTGGGCTTCGGATTTCAGCCTTATATTCTGTTACCGGTCGGTCTGGTGGTGCTGTTCCTGATTCTGTTCTTCTATGGCCGATCCGCGGAGACCGAGGCGAAGGCCCTGCTGGAAGCGGGGGTGACGGCTGAGGAGTTTAACAGCAGGGATAACGGATCTGAGGAAGAAACGGAGAGCGCAGGTGAATCGGATCAGACGGATTCCGATTCTGAGGACCCCTCCGAGTCGCCGGAAGAGTCACGAGAAGAGGTCTGA
- a CDS encoding dihydrodipicolinate synthase family protein, with translation MQSETKLRGIFTPNLVPYDSRGEINEPELRRYIDWLIEKGVHGLYPNGSTGEFTRFTPEERKRIVAIIADQTRGRVPILAGAAEANVRETIKACEYYYELGIRAVAIVAPFYYKLSPASVYAYFKEIGDNTPIDVTLYNIPMFASPIDVPTIQRLSEECEKIVAIKDSSGDLPNMIRMIQAVRPNRPEFSFLTGWDAALMPLMLIGADGGTNASSGVVPELTRKLYDLTTSGQLDEARRVQYDLLTLFDTMIYSAEFPEGFRAAVELRGFNMGQGRQPITSEQKTDIVTLRRTLQCMLSEHGFTNEPIGGCATGVSEDLSASDVSQIVQHVVAELNRRKLL, from the coding sequence ATGCAGTCCGAGACCAAGCTCCGTGGTATCTTCACTCCCAACCTGGTTCCCTACGATTCTCGTGGCGAGATTAATGAGCCGGAATTACGTCGTTATATTGACTGGCTGATCGAAAAGGGAGTTCATGGGCTGTATCCCAACGGTTCTACGGGGGAATTCACTCGTTTTACTCCTGAAGAACGCAAACGAATTGTAGCCATCATTGCGGATCAGACACGCGGTCGTGTGCCGATTCTGGCCGGTGCTGCGGAAGCCAATGTGCGGGAGACAATCAAGGCCTGCGAGTACTACTACGAACTAGGTATTCGGGCAGTCGCCATTGTGGCTCCTTTTTATTACAAGTTGAGCCCGGCTTCTGTTTATGCCTATTTTAAGGAAATTGGGGATAATACTCCCATCGATGTGACACTGTATAACATTCCGATGTTTGCGAGTCCGATCGATGTGCCAACGATCCAGCGTCTTTCAGAAGAATGTGAAAAGATCGTGGCGATCAAAGATTCCTCGGGCGATCTGCCCAACATGATTCGTATGATTCAGGCCGTGCGGCCCAACCGTCCGGAATTCTCATTTCTGACAGGCTGGGATGCGGCACTCATGCCGTTGATGCTGATTGGTGCAGACGGGGGAACCAATGCGAGTTCTGGTGTCGTGCCGGAGCTGACACGCAAGCTGTATGACCTGACCACTTCCGGTCAGCTCGATGAAGCCCGTCGTGTGCAATACGATCTGCTGACACTGTTCGATACGATGATCTATTCCGCTGAGTTTCCGGAAGGGTTCCGGGCCGCGGTGGAACTGCGTGGATTCAATATGGGGCAGGGACGTCAGCCGATTACCTCGGAGCAGAAAACGGACATCGTGACTTTAAGACGTACTCTGCAGTGCATGCTGTCTGAGCATGGCTTCACCAATGAGCCCATTGGTGGCTGTGCGACAGGAGTCAGCGAGGATCTCAGCGCCAGCGACGTGTCGCAGATTGTGCAACATGTCGTCGCTGAGCTGAATCGTCGTAAGCTGCTCTAG